From Paenibacillus sp. V4I7, one genomic window encodes:
- a CDS encoding beta-galactosidase has translation MLPSARALRQSSLTTEIRIRFSERNATFKNPSYLLDWKRFETDSVARFQQLQVNLLRKRCPGHFVTHNIWSYPMSLDYYKLCESLDFA, from the coding sequence GTGCTGCCCAGCGCCCGTGCGCTGCGGCAGAGCTCCCTTACTACCGAAATAAGAATTCGTTTCAGTGAGAGAAACGCTACCTTCAAAAACCCATCTTATTTGCTTGACTGGAAAAGATTCGAAACGGATTCTGTCGCCCGGTTCCAGCAACTGCAAGTGAATCTTCTACGAAAGCGGTGTCCGGGTCATTTCGTGACCCATAATATTTGGAGCTACCCGATGTCCCTTGACTATTACAAACTCTGCGAGTCGTTGGATTTTGCCTAA
- a CDS encoding cellulase family glycosylhydrolase, which yields MRTNRSYLSVAMIVALLLALFSPVGSAAASPKETQMQSYVSAMQPGWNLGNTFDAFNTTDPTKNDETAWGNPRVTKEFIKEIKKQGFKSIRIPITWNGRMGGAPDYTIDPAWMDRVQQVVDWSLQEGLYVMINIHHDSWMWISKAPANHDAVLAQYNAIWTQVADRFKNHSDKLMFESINEPLFENVDVATQHTFLDEFNTSFVHIVRASGGKNDVRPLVLPTLFTNNSQEHVDSLASTIAKLNDPNLIATVHFYGFWPFSVNIAGFPKLEELTIKDIDTMINNVTTSFVSKGIPVVIGEFGLLGWDATPFKTPLSEGVPEHGEMLKFIEYFTSKCVENKLALMLWDNGGRFDRRTLQWNDPELYNQIMASLKGRSSTGESDLIFVRKDAPAQDTVVHVNLNGNILTGIWAGDNHLVKGKDYELNGEDLTLKASFLAKLTESAELGEVAVLKAQFNKGADWTFHVLYNDTPVLQNVEGTTASFVIPTAFNGDRLATMEATYTTGGNAGPNNWTSFKEFARTFKPTYATNEVALTESFFKEVNDGTVILKFHFWSGAIIEYTITKNGTSVTGTAS from the coding sequence ATGCGCACAAATAGATCTTATCTGTCAGTCGCAATGATCGTTGCCCTGTTGCTGGCGTTGTTTTCACCCGTCGGCTCGGCCGCTGCTTCCCCGAAAGAAACCCAAATGCAGTCTTATGTCAGCGCAATGCAGCCCGGATGGAACCTGGGCAATACATTTGATGCATTTAATACGACTGATCCAACAAAAAATGATGAGACGGCTTGGGGCAACCCGCGCGTAACCAAAGAATTCATTAAGGAAATTAAGAAGCAGGGCTTCAAAAGTATCCGTATTCCGATTACATGGAACGGGCGGATGGGCGGCGCACCGGATTATACGATCGATCCGGCCTGGATGGACCGGGTTCAGCAAGTCGTCGACTGGTCGCTGCAAGAGGGACTGTATGTCATGATCAACATTCACCACGACTCTTGGATGTGGATCAGCAAGGCGCCGGCGAATCATGACGCCGTATTGGCCCAATATAATGCGATTTGGACGCAAGTCGCCGACCGATTCAAGAATCATTCCGATAAACTGATGTTCGAGAGCATCAACGAACCGTTATTTGAAAACGTTGATGTGGCTACGCAGCACACGTTTCTTGATGAGTTCAACACATCCTTCGTCCATATTGTAAGAGCGTCGGGAGGCAAAAATGACGTTCGTCCGCTAGTGCTGCCGACGTTATTTACGAATAACTCGCAAGAGCATGTGGATTCGCTTGCAAGCACGATTGCCAAGCTGAACGATCCGAATTTGATCGCTACCGTTCATTTTTACGGCTTCTGGCCGTTCAGTGTAAACATTGCGGGCTTCCCGAAGCTTGAAGAATTAACGATTAAGGATATCGATACAATGATTAATAATGTAACGACTTCGTTCGTATCGAAAGGAATTCCTGTTGTCATTGGCGAATTCGGACTGCTCGGCTGGGATGCTACACCTTTCAAAACACCGTTAAGTGAAGGTGTGCCCGAGCATGGCGAGATGTTGAAGTTTATCGAGTATTTCACCTCTAAATGCGTAGAGAACAAACTTGCCCTTATGCTGTGGGACAACGGCGGGCGTTTTGACCGCAGAACGCTTCAGTGGAACGATCCTGAGCTATACAATCAGATCATGGCCAGCTTGAAAGGCCGCTCTTCCACTGGCGAATCCGATCTGATCTTTGTCAGGAAAGACGCGCCGGCTCAGGACACCGTAGTCCATGTGAACTTGAATGGCAATATTTTGACCGGCATTTGGGCCGGGGACAATCATTTGGTCAAAGGCAAAGATTATGAGTTGAACGGCGAAGACCTGACCCTCAAAGCAAGTTTTCTCGCCAAGCTGACCGAATCGGCCGAACTCGGCGAGGTTGCTGTATTGAAGGCCCAATTTAACAAAGGCGCCGATTGGACCTTCCATGTATTGTACAATGACACGCCGGTGCTGCAAAACGTGGAAGGCACAACCGCAAGCTTTGTGATTCCGACTGCCTTCAACGGTGACCGTCTTGCCACGATGGAGGCCACTTACACTACAGGGGGCAACGCAGGTCCGAATAACTGGACTTCGTTCAAGGAGTTCGCCCGGACATTCAAACCTACTTATGCTACAAATGAAGTCGCACTTACAGAAAGTTTCTTCAAAGAAGTGAACGATGGTACGGTGATTCTGAAGTTCCACTTCTGGAGCGGCGCCATCATCGAGTACACGATTACGAAGAACGGCACGAGCGTTACGGGCACAGCATCGTAG
- a CDS encoding ABC transporter substrate-binding protein — translation MKVNTTKVANVLMIVALLAATGCSKPNSDGASSPAASSKPSVSESSKEALTPLTVRFAAGDNNPLWDDMQSEVGKLITQKTGISIKAQFPVGGNDDMFSLMVASNDYPDMVAAKGSAGKLKDAGALLDLAPLIDKYAPNIKKLYGDYMKRLRWSNDDRGIYVLPTAGVNNQYFKAGGGFELQHAVLKELGYPAIKTVKDFENALKAYKDKHPTTADGKPIIPLSLNAGEWQILITTTNPAVATTGAPDEGEFYIDPKTYEAKFHYLRPEEKEYFRWLNHMNDIGLLDPESFVQKYDQYKAKVASGRVLGLIDADWDYANEEALLKKEGKFDQTYAHFPVTLNETYKRHDFQDTGYLAGTGISITTSAKDPVRIIKFLDFLASDEGQVLVNWGIEGKHYKVENGKRVILDDILKMKINDNKKFKQTTGIEMYRMGPSYGDGVKDPTGNYYTTVFPEQIEKEYTQADKETLAAYKIKNFKDLWPSEKEFPVRPWGAAWNINMESGSEANVLFQKCEDIMKKRVPEAILAKPDQFDAVWDSFMKDLEKAGVNKLNQEFTKLVKDRVKLWNE, via the coding sequence ATGAAAGTCAACACAACGAAAGTGGCTAACGTTCTGATGATCGTCGCCTTGTTGGCGGCAACCGGCTGCAGCAAGCCGAATTCCGACGGCGCAAGCAGTCCTGCGGCATCGTCAAAACCATCGGTATCCGAATCGTCCAAGGAAGCTCTTACCCCCTTGACAGTCCGTTTCGCTGCGGGCGACAACAACCCGCTTTGGGACGACATGCAGAGTGAAGTCGGCAAACTCATTACGCAAAAAACCGGCATCTCCATCAAGGCACAATTCCCGGTAGGCGGCAATGATGACATGTTTTCGCTGATGGTGGCAAGCAACGACTATCCGGATATGGTTGCGGCCAAGGGCAGTGCGGGCAAGCTGAAGGACGCCGGCGCTTTGCTCGATTTGGCGCCGCTCATTGACAAGTATGCACCGAACATCAAGAAGCTATATGGCGATTATATGAAGCGTCTGCGCTGGAGCAATGACGACCGTGGCATTTATGTCCTGCCGACAGCTGGGGTAAACAACCAATACTTCAAGGCAGGCGGCGGCTTCGAGCTGCAGCATGCCGTGTTGAAGGAGCTTGGCTATCCGGCAATCAAGACGGTGAAGGATTTCGAGAACGCGCTCAAAGCCTACAAAGACAAGCACCCGACCACAGCCGATGGCAAGCCGATCATCCCCTTGTCCCTGAACGCAGGGGAATGGCAAATTTTGATTACTACGACCAACCCCGCCGTTGCCACGACAGGCGCGCCGGATGAAGGCGAGTTTTACATTGATCCGAAAACCTATGAGGCGAAATTCCACTACTTGCGTCCGGAGGAGAAGGAATACTTCCGATGGCTAAACCATATGAACGACATCGGCTTGCTCGACCCGGAGAGCTTCGTGCAGAAGTATGACCAGTACAAGGCGAAGGTTGCCAGCGGCCGCGTTCTGGGACTCATCGATGCGGATTGGGACTACGCCAATGAAGAAGCATTGCTGAAGAAAGAGGGCAAGTTCGATCAAACCTACGCCCACTTTCCGGTTACCTTGAATGAAACTTACAAGAGACATGATTTCCAAGATACCGGATACTTGGCTGGTACCGGCATCTCGATCACGACGAGCGCCAAAGACCCGGTTCGCATCATCAAGTTCCTGGATTTTCTGGCGTCTGATGAAGGGCAAGTGTTGGTCAACTGGGGGATTGAAGGCAAGCATTACAAGGTGGAGAACGGCAAGCGCGTCATCCTGGACGACATTTTGAAGATGAAGATCAATGATAACAAAAAATTTAAGCAAACTACCGGTATTGAAATGTACCGAATGGGACCGAGCTATGGTGACGGTGTGAAGGACCCGACGGGCAACTATTACACCACTGTCTTCCCGGAACAAATCGAGAAGGAATACACCCAAGCGGACAAAGAGACATTGGCTGCTTACAAAATCAAGAACTTCAAGGATCTGTGGCCGTCCGAGAAAGAATTCCCGGTTAGACCGTGGGGCGCAGCATGGAACATCAACATGGAAAGCGGCTCCGAAGCGAACGTCCTCTTTCAGAAGTGCGAAGACATTATGAAGAAGCGCGTTCCGGAAGCGATACTGGCGAAGCCGGACCAATTCGACGCCGTATGGGACAGCTTCATGAAGGACTTGGAAAAAGCCGGCGTTAACAAGCTGAATCAGGAATTCACCAAGCTGGTGAAAGACCGCGTGAAGCTTTGGAATGAGTAA
- a CDS encoding carbohydrate ABC transporter permease, giving the protein MILIGIATLYPFINVLAISFNDSADTVKGGIHVWPRVFTTRNYETIFQYEGLLTGFRNSIIRTVLGTVVGVLSASMVAYVLSKTEFQARRLFTTIFVMTLYISGGLIPGYMLIRDLHLLGTFWVYIIPGILSVWNVLIVRSYINGLPYALLESSKMDGANDWTIFWRVILPLCQPVLATIALFIAVNHWNSWFDTYLYNGQKPEYTTLQYELRKVLLTTDNGGNIYDPNNKQQSLAMVSPESIQMAITMVVTAPILLVYPFLQKYFVKGITLGAVKS; this is encoded by the coding sequence ATGATCCTGATCGGGATTGCAACCTTATATCCGTTCATCAACGTGTTGGCCATTTCCTTCAACGACTCCGCGGATACCGTCAAAGGCGGCATCCACGTATGGCCGCGGGTTTTCACTACACGGAATTACGAGACGATCTTTCAATATGAGGGCTTGCTGACCGGATTTCGCAACTCGATCATCCGAACTGTCTTGGGTACGGTGGTCGGCGTCTTGTCCGCCTCCATGGTCGCTTACGTCCTGAGCAAGACGGAGTTTCAGGCGAGGCGGTTGTTCACCACCATCTTCGTGATGACCCTGTACATCTCCGGCGGCTTGATTCCCGGCTATATGCTGATTCGCGACTTGCACCTGTTAGGCACATTCTGGGTTTATATTATCCCTGGCATCTTGAGCGTATGGAACGTGCTCATCGTGCGCTCCTATATTAACGGTCTGCCTTATGCCTTGCTGGAATCCTCGAAGATGGACGGCGCGAACGACTGGACCATCTTCTGGAGAGTCATTCTCCCCTTGTGCCAGCCAGTGCTGGCTACCATCGCGCTGTTCATCGCTGTCAACCATTGGAACTCCTGGTTTGACACTTATCTGTACAACGGTCAAAAGCCGGAGTATACGACCTTGCAATACGAGCTCCGCAAGGTTCTGCTCACGACGGACAACGGCGGCAATATCTACGACCCGAACAACAAGCAGCAGTCCTTGGCGATGGTTTCGCCGGAATCGATCCAGATGGCCATCACCATGGTCGTCACCGCTCCGATCCTTTTGGTGTATCCTTTCCTGCAAAAGTACTTCGTGAAAGGCATAACGCTGGGAGCGGTCAAGAGTTAA
- a CDS encoding ABC transporter permease, translating to MEPLTTAAIFHPAEKRRKSFIRTMLEQKYLYFMSVPFIIWLFIFNYVPLWGWLMAFQNYKPGKNIWQQKWVGLSNFHELFADERFYLVLRNTLAMSIMGLIVGFTVPIIFALLINELRGQLFKRTIQTVSYLPHFVSWVVVAGLVSKMLSTDGGAVNQLLMMLHITDHPIQFMAKPTWFWGIVTSADMWKETGWNSIIYLAAMAGIDPELYEAATVDGAGRFRRMWNITLPGIRPTFMVLLILSIGNLISIGFEKQFLLGNPLVNDYSEVLDIYALKYGIQMSRYSYGTAIGIFNSVVSIFLVFTANAIYKKITKETII from the coding sequence ATGGAACCGCTAACAACTGCTGCCATTTTTCATCCGGCGGAGAAACGAAGGAAGAGCTTCATTCGCACCATGCTGGAGCAGAAATATTTATACTTCATGTCCGTGCCTTTCATCATCTGGTTGTTTATATTCAACTACGTTCCATTATGGGGCTGGTTGATGGCATTCCAGAACTATAAGCCTGGCAAGAATATTTGGCAACAGAAGTGGGTGGGGCTCAGCAACTTCCACGAATTGTTCGCGGACGAACGGTTCTATCTGGTTTTGCGGAATACGCTTGCAATGAGCATTATGGGGCTTATTGTCGGATTTACCGTTCCTATTATCTTTGCACTGCTGATCAACGAATTGCGCGGACAGTTGTTCAAGCGGACCATTCAGACGGTTTCGTATTTGCCCCACTTTGTTTCATGGGTGGTTGTCGCCGGTTTGGTCAGCAAGATGCTCTCCACCGACGGCGGTGCGGTGAACCAACTGCTGATGATGCTTCACATTACGGACCATCCGATCCAGTTCATGGCGAAGCCCACCTGGTTCTGGGGAATCGTCACATCAGCGGATATGTGGAAGGAAACCGGCTGGAACTCCATCATCTATCTTGCGGCCATGGCCGGGATTGATCCGGAGTTGTACGAAGCGGCTACTGTGGACGGCGCGGGAAGGTTCCGCCGGATGTGGAATATTACGCTGCCGGGAATCCGCCCCACCTTCATGGTACTGCTGATTCTGTCCATCGGCAACCTGATTAGCATCGGCTTCGAGAAGCAGTTCTTGCTTGGGAATCCGCTGGTCAATGATTACTCCGAGGTGCTTGATATTTACGCTTTGAAATACGGTATCCAGATGTCCCGTTATTCCTACGGCACCGCAATCGGGATATTCAATTCCGTTGTCAGTATTTTCCTGGTGTTTACGGCCAATGCCATCTATAAAAAAATCACCAAAGAAACGATCATTTAG
- a CDS encoding response regulator transcription factor — MYKVILVDDEKAIRQGLKAIVNWRRHGFEVIGEAGNGREALLRHQELKPDLMVMDVRMPGMDGLQVIEEIRKSDKECQFIILSGHADFSYAKRAISWGVNAYLLKPVDTDEFDAELDRIGGVLREASGSLQKKEQTSAQQLEDQIVSLLMYDEEGHRTAMEPPKEPILDWRSYRVMLLKLHPPLGSHANGRAEVRRKLAERFESSGTGIVFAAEPFVGVLLNERAPNKLQANSMYLDLEESLLGLNGGFSAAAGDPVHQLADIGLSYSQAVRLLKEEFLFRGERTVILKRPPLNLAANGARDGEPTGPDINGLADKLFYALDIGSKDAVRRILDEGGQSIAAYDGAEQAMKIAVSQWISLALTKLSNTSDTAFTAVQAALSVVAEIYEQPDLRSLRQMLEDRLLGLTERISTFSCESAVKQILDFVERHYAENLKLETLAELFNYNSGYLGKMFKSFTGDTFNNYLDKVRIRNARHLLASGLKVHQVATRVGYANADYFHLKFKKYLGESPSHYKMKPTKTTSV, encoded by the coding sequence ATGTATAAAGTTATTCTCGTAGACGATGAAAAAGCGATACGCCAAGGCTTGAAGGCGATTGTGAATTGGCGACGGCACGGCTTTGAGGTAATCGGGGAAGCGGGCAACGGCCGGGAGGCGCTGCTCCGGCACCAGGAGCTGAAGCCCGACCTTATGGTCATGGATGTCCGCATGCCTGGGATGGACGGGCTGCAGGTTATCGAAGAAATTCGCAAGTCCGATAAGGAATGCCAATTTATCATTTTAAGCGGCCATGCCGATTTCTCGTACGCCAAGCGCGCGATTTCATGGGGAGTGAACGCCTATTTGCTCAAGCCAGTAGATACGGATGAATTCGACGCAGAGCTTGACAGGATCGGTGGAGTGCTGAGGGAGGCCTCCGGATCGCTGCAAAAAAAGGAACAGACGTCGGCGCAGCAGCTCGAGGATCAGATCGTATCGCTGCTAATGTATGATGAGGAGGGTCACCGTACGGCGATGGAACCGCCGAAGGAGCCGATTCTCGATTGGCGTTCGTATCGGGTAATGCTCCTGAAGCTGCATCCGCCTCTTGGCAGTCATGCAAACGGTCGGGCGGAAGTCAGAAGAAAGCTGGCAGAGCGTTTTGAGTCGTCGGGTACTGGCATCGTATTCGCCGCAGAGCCCTTTGTCGGCGTTCTGCTGAATGAGAGGGCGCCGAATAAGCTGCAGGCCAATTCGATGTATCTGGATTTGGAGGAATCGCTTCTGGGACTGAACGGCGGCTTCTCCGCAGCGGCGGGAGACCCGGTGCATCAGCTCGCCGACATCGGTCTATCCTATTCGCAGGCTGTCCGGCTGCTGAAGGAAGAGTTCCTGTTCCGCGGAGAACGGACGGTCATCCTTAAGCGTCCGCCGCTCAACCTTGCCGCGAACGGAGCAAGAGACGGCGAGCCAACCGGACCCGATATAAACGGTTTGGCGGATAAGCTATTTTATGCGCTAGATATCGGCAGCAAGGACGCCGTTCGGCGCATTCTGGATGAAGGGGGGCAGTCGATCGCCGCGTACGACGGCGCGGAGCAAGCAATGAAAATCGCCGTCTCGCAATGGATATCGCTCGCGCTGACCAAGCTGTCGAACACAAGTGATACCGCCTTCACCGCCGTACAGGCTGCCCTTTCGGTAGTCGCGGAAATCTATGAGCAGCCTGATCTTCGGTCGTTGCGTCAGATGCTTGAGGACAGGTTGCTCGGACTGACGGAGCGCATAAGCACGTTCAGCTGCGAGTCTGCCGTTAAGCAAATTCTCGACTTCGTGGAGCGTCATTACGCCGAGAACTTAAAGCTTGAGACACTCGCTGAGCTATTCAATTACAATAGCGGGTACTTGGGGAAAATGTTCAAAAGCTTCACGGGCGACACCTTTAACAACTATTTGGACAAAGTCCGAATCCGGAACGCCAGGCATTTGCTGGCCAGCGGGCTCAAGGTGCACCAGGTAGCGACGCGTGTCGGGTATGCCAACGCCGATTATTTTCATTTGAAATTCAAAAAGTATCTAGGCGAATCGCCGTCCCACTATAAGATGAAGCCAACCAAAACCACTTCGGTGTGA
- a CDS encoding sensor histidine kinase produces the protein MKWLDKTNNIHMKKKLIISFILVVFIPVGIVGALLTQSLRQTALNDAVQQTSNDVEKVKTRIDEILKQSIEISNKLATDPRLEALVNKRYQSKYSVVEAYREYQEFEQYERLYKEIANIRLYVDNPTLLNNWDYLQPEPSIVNAEWYKAAIKNSDKIGWYYIGDETKGDSAYLSLVRRVYYPNYRTTGVLVINISQTELNGILRQEQFDTMVIDGNGYIDAAKNTDLVGKHIRDFHITQEMLDKPSGTYQIDYNGETSKLIIESLIPDVSSNGLKIISVFSVQSIVKGANRISMFGLFIIIMSLLIALVFIYIFSSLLSKRILRLSKQINKVALGDLHASSVIDGDDEIGQLSRQFNYMVGNIRELMEEVTESNRQKAQLELKQKEIKLKMMASQINPHFLFNALESLRMKIHLRGSADIADIVRVLGKLMRKSLEIEGGTITLGEELDMVRCYLAIQRFRYDDHLFYELELDPASSEFRILPLVVQPLVENAVIHGIENKEEAGLVRIRTELQDDALYVTVADDGVGIPEARLDALMCSLNDPEDGKNHRIGLRNVHQRLVLTYGEQYGLRIVSRENEGTEIRFMIPIGGDSHV, from the coding sequence ATGAAATGGTTAGACAAAACAAACAACATTCACATGAAAAAGAAGTTGATCATTTCATTCATCCTTGTCGTTTTTATTCCGGTCGGGATCGTGGGCGCTTTGCTGACCCAATCGCTCCGCCAGACGGCACTTAACGATGCGGTCCAGCAAACATCGAACGACGTGGAGAAGGTGAAGACGCGCATCGACGAAATATTGAAGCAGTCGATCGAGATTTCTAACAAGTTGGCGACGGACCCGCGATTGGAAGCTCTGGTCAATAAGCGTTACCAATCGAAGTATTCTGTTGTAGAAGCCTATAGAGAATATCAGGAGTTCGAGCAATACGAGCGGCTGTATAAAGAAATCGCCAACATCCGGTTGTACGTGGATAATCCGACGCTGCTGAATAACTGGGATTATTTACAGCCAGAGCCGTCGATTGTGAATGCGGAATGGTACAAGGCGGCGATCAAGAACTCGGATAAAATCGGCTGGTATTACATCGGAGACGAAACGAAGGGCGATAGTGCTTACCTGAGTCTGGTGCGTCGCGTCTATTATCCGAATTACCGAACGACCGGCGTGCTCGTCATCAATATCAGCCAAACGGAGCTGAACGGAATTCTGAGGCAGGAGCAGTTCGATACGATGGTCATCGACGGGAACGGATATATCGATGCGGCCAAAAACACGGACCTCGTAGGTAAGCATATTCGCGACTTTCATATCACCCAGGAAATGCTGGATAAACCGAGCGGCACGTACCAAATCGATTACAACGGAGAAACGTCGAAGCTCATTATAGAGTCCCTCATTCCGGACGTGAGCAGTAACGGCTTGAAAATCATATCCGTGTTTTCGGTGCAAAGCATCGTTAAGGGAGCGAACCGGATCAGCATGTTCGGACTCTTCATTATCATCATGAGCCTGTTAATCGCCTTGGTGTTCATCTATATTTTTTCCTCCCTGTTGTCGAAGCGCATCCTTCGCTTGAGCAAGCAAATCAATAAGGTGGCTTTAGGCGATTTGCATGCCAGCTCAGTGATTGATGGTGACGACGAAATCGGCCAGCTGTCGCGGCAATTCAATTATATGGTCGGCAATATCCGCGAGTTGATGGAGGAAGTGACCGAATCGAACCGGCAAAAAGCGCAGCTGGAGCTCAAGCAGAAAGAAATCAAACTGAAAATGATGGCCAGTCAGATCAATCCCCATTTCTTGTTCAACGCCCTTGAGTCGCTGCGGATGAAGATTCATTTGCGGGGGAGTGCGGATATTGCCGACATCGTCAGGGTGCTTGGGAAACTGATGCGCAAGAGCCTCGAGATCGAAGGCGGTACGATTACACTCGGCGAGGAGCTGGATATGGTCCGATGTTACTTGGCCATTCAACGATTCCGTTACGATGACCATCTTTTCTACGAGCTTGAGCTCGACCCGGCATCAAGCGAATTCCGGATTCTGCCGCTCGTCGTGCAGCCCCTGGTGGAGAACGCCGTGATTCACGGGATTGAGAATAAAGAAGAGGCGGGCTTAGTACGGATTCGGACGGAGCTTCAGGATGACGCCCTGTATGTGACTGTTGCTGACGATGGCGTCGGAATTCCGGAAGCGAGGCTGGATGCGCTGATGTGCTCGCTGAACGACCCCGAAGACGGGAAGAACCATCGCATTGGCCTGCGCAACGTGCATCAGCGGCTTGTCCTTACCTATGGAGAGCAATATGGACTCCGCATCGTCAGCCGGGAAAATGAAGGGACGGAAATTCGTTTCATGATACCGATTGGAGGAGATTCGCATGTATAA
- a CDS encoding esterase family protein has translation MRSINVTSVPDEYLRSVNEESQGTIQEVSYKVGNYIHLSRQLVTDRSIDTSEAGRETVAGNTILKTCNVYLPAGYDPNDTTVRYNVLYLLHGVGGDQYEWLSSNGKADGRFIICNIFDNLIVNGDIDPLIVVFPNGRSAYDWADSSFNSEGTNMLGFYYFDYELRYDLIPFIESNYKTYADITVTSHEGILYNRTRRAIAGLSMGGMQALNLILGGYRHDSTRISGTESPWNNGLDKTVLAPGMIDLFAYVGAFSNAPTSSDGKTLGVSLTSCIHNLHLLYTTCGDSDGVANGSYAKSVEGLTDTAGDFVGDYYQVLLKNGVHDFNVWNNGAYNFIRLSFGKCEEHEKQYVVRLTLHSF, from the coding sequence ATGAGAAGCATAAATGTGACGTCAGTGCCTGACGAATATCTTAGGTCAGTTAATGAAGAGTCTCAAGGTACGATTCAGGAGGTTTCCTATAAGGTAGGCAACTATATTCATTTGTCTCGACAGCTTGTAACAGATAGGAGCATCGATACTAGTGAAGCAGGAAGAGAAACCGTTGCAGGAAATACCATATTGAAGACATGCAACGTTTACTTGCCTGCGGGTTATGATCCAAACGACACTACTGTTAGATATAATGTATTGTATTTGCTTCATGGAGTAGGTGGGGATCAATATGAATGGTTAAGCAGTAACGGTAAGGCTGACGGACGATTTATCATTTGCAATATATTTGACAATCTTATTGTAAACGGCGATATCGATCCGCTGATCGTCGTATTTCCCAACGGAAGAAGCGCGTACGACTGGGCGGATAGCTCCTTCAATTCCGAAGGAACCAATATGCTGGGATTCTATTACTTCGATTATGAGTTGAGATACGATCTGATTCCATTTATAGAATCAAACTACAAAACCTACGCAGATATAACAGTCACTTCACATGAGGGAATCTTATATAACCGCACGCGCAGAGCGATCGCCGGGCTTTCGATGGGGGGGATGCAAGCCTTGAATCTGATCCTCGGCGGTTACCGACATGATTCGACGCGAATCTCTGGCACAGAGAGCCCCTGGAACAACGGGTTGGATAAGACAGTGCTCGCGCCAGGCATGATAGATTTGTTCGCTTATGTCGGAGCTTTTTCAAACGCTCCTACGTCGAGTGATGGCAAAACTCTTGGAGTCAGTCTCACATCATGCATCCATAATCTTCATTTGCTATATACCACCTGCGGCGATTCAGACGGAGTAGCAAATGGCAGCTATGCCAAATCGGTTGAGGGGCTCACGGACACTGCGGGAGATTTTGTAGGTGATTATTACCAGGTCCTTCTAAAGAATGGAGTTCATGATTTCAATGTATGGAACAACGGTGCATATAATTTTATCCGGTTATCTTTTGGGAAATGTGAAGAGCATGAAAAGCAATATGTTGTCAGGTTGACACTCCATTCATTTTAA